The following proteins are co-located in the Solenopsis invicta isolate M01_SB chromosome 7, UNIL_Sinv_3.0, whole genome shotgun sequence genome:
- the LOC120358237 gene encoding uncharacterized protein LOC120358237 isoform X1, whose translation MLVDYDSDASDSSVVIVIEKESDSVDVTERDREEKETKKETGKGGTIPKRKLPRVVENIEVTREWAENRPMLPIGSRIIYEKQEKLVTRMERSTQVLDKVMSKANEMMDKMVEVSRLNLEKEKARLRFLEVNNKNKQDSVKNDITTVKELEIESKKRKLDEIKVCSAGKDRSLETIKNAIKLELNNQRLHIKREYKLTQKYNFDLWMDYLKSELTNNDLLDVIDLSIKSPENLSELEIVKRKGLVRDIIINHLDESYHKRILHEKEPIEILKKLRGYKKSKINVTHTSVRAKLYQIKMRKDEKVSDFCERFDSIIREYESCEDAVLLTEQEIRSAFYQAVSINVPELRNVDLIRRQSNLKEMNTDEIKSFMMQLEAEKKSETREKLERVEKPETRVQRATIEETKCFRCNRMGHMAKDCPLAELGAWFCYYCQEIRGHKGDSCPNSGKEANRFRGKR comes from the exons ATGTTGGTGGACTACGACAGCGATGCCAGCGATAGCAGCGTGGTCATCGtaatagagaaagagagcgacAGCGTAGATGTGacggaaagagatagagaggaaAAAGAGACAAAGAAGGAGACGGGAAAAGGAGGAACGATCCCGAAAAGGAAACTGCCCAGAGTCGTCGAGAACATAGAAGTGACCAGAGAATGGGCGGAAAATCGTCCGATGCTGCCGATCGGAAGCAGGATTATATACGAGAAGCAGGAAAAACTGGTCACAAGGATGGAGAGGTCGACGCAAGTGCTCGACAAAGTGATGTCGAAGGCCAACGAAATGATGGACAAAATGGTGGAAGTCTCTAGATTAAAtctagagaaagaaaaagcCAGACTTAGATTTTTagaggtaaataataaaaataagcaagATTCAGTTAAGAATGATATAACAACGGTTAAAGAATTAGAGATAGAatctaaaaagagaaaattagatGAAATCAAAGTCTGTTCCGCCGGAAAAGATAGAAGTTTAGAgacaattaaaaatgcaataaagtTAGAGTTAAATAATCAGAGGTTGCACATTAAAAGAGAATACAAGCTGACGCAAAAATACAACTTTGATCTTTGGAtggattatttaaaatctgaGTTAACAAATAACGACTTATTAGATGTAATAGATTTGAGTATTAAAAGTCCTGAAAATCTTTCCGagttagaaattgtaaaaagaaaaggtTTAGTTAGAGATatcataattaatcatttggATGAAAGTTATCATAAGAGAATTCTACATGAAAAAGAGCCAatagagattttaaagaaattaagagGATATaagaaaagcaaaataaatgttactcACACATCGGTAAGAGCTAAGCTTTAccaaattaaaatgagaaaagatgaaaaagtaaGTGATTTTTGCGAACGCTTCGATTCAATAATTAGAGAGTATGAATCGTGTGAGGATGCGGTGCTTCTCACAGAACAAGAAATTAGATCCGCATTTTATCAGGCCGTGTCGATTAATGTACCGGAACTGAGAAATGTAGATTTAATTAGAAGACAATCAAACCTGAAAGAAATGAACACGgatgaaataaaatcttttatgatGCAGCTAGAGGCAGAGAAAAAGAGCGAAACTAGAGAGAAgttagagagagtagagaagcCCGAAACCAGAGTGCAGAGGGCTACCATAGAAGAAACCAAATGCTTTAGATGTAACCGGATGGGCCACATGGCAAAAGACTGTCCGTTGGCGGAACTAGGGGCCTGGTTCTGTTACTATTGCCAGGAGATACGAGGCCACAAAGGGGATAGCTGCCCCAATTCCGGAAAAGAGGCGAACAGATTTAGAGGAAAAAG ATAA
- the LOC120358237 gene encoding uncharacterized protein LOC120358237 isoform X2: MLVDYDSDASDSSVVIVIEKESDSVDVTERDREEKETKKETGKGGTIPKRKLPRVVENIEVTREWAENRPMLPIGSRIIYEKQEKLVTRMERSTQVLDKVMSKANEMMDKMVEVSRLNLEKEKARLRFLELEAEKKSETREKLERVEKPETRVQRATIEETKCFRCNRMGHMAKDCPLAELGAWFCYYCQEIRGHKGDSCPNSGKEANRFRGKRYANKTIDKNIKKKSKFEHRGTERVNDKGKITKIQNVKKTATKTAKEDKSKEGKICKVKLIQDRDSTKELVNFIADSGATDHIVNKSIILSNFEKCKDRVIKCANKNELADISIDGKGDLLLISNAKENRVIKLTNVMTTKEVSEKLIVFKKIGGCRVQYLFRR; the protein is encoded by the exons ATGTTGGTGGACTACGACAGCGATGCCAGCGATAGCAGCGTGGTCATCGtaatagagaaagagagcgacAGCGTAGATGTGacggaaagagatagagaggaaAAAGAGACAAAGAAGGAGACGGGAAAAGGAGGAACGATCCCGAAAAGGAAACTGCCCAGAGTCGTCGAGAACATAGAAGTGACCAGAGAATGGGCGGAAAATCGTCCGATGCTGCCGATCGGAAGCAGGATTATATACGAGAAGCAGGAAAAACTGGTCACAAGGATGGAGAGGTCGACGCAAGTGCTCGACAAAGTGATGTCGAAGGCCAACGAAATGATGGACAAAATGGTGGAAGTCTCTAGATTAAAtctagagaaagaaaaagcCAGACTTAGATTTTTagag CTAGAGGCAGAGAAAAAGAGCGAAACTAGAGAGAAgttagagagagtagagaagcCCGAAACCAGAGTGCAGAGGGCTACCATAGAAGAAACCAAATGCTTTAGATGTAACCGGATGGGCCACATGGCAAAAGACTGTCCGTTGGCGGAACTAGGGGCCTGGTTCTGTTACTATTGCCAGGAGATACGAGGCCACAAAGGGGATAGCTGCCCCAATTCCGGAAAAGAGGCGAACAGATTTAGAGGAAAAAGGTACGCAAATAAAaccattgataaaaatataaagaaaaagagtaaATTTGAACATAGAGGCACTGAAAGAGTTAACGACAAAGggaaaataactaaaatacaAAACGTCAAGAAAACTGCAACGAAGACAGCAAAAGAAGATAAATCAAAAGAAGGTAAAATATGTAAGGTTAAACTAATACAAGATAGAGATAGTACAAAAGAGTTAGTTAATTTTATTGCTGACTCGGGTGCAACAGATCATATTGTAAATAAGAGCATAAtcttgtcaaattttgaaaaatgtaaagataGAGTTATCAAATGCGCGAATAAAAATGAGCTTGCAGACATTTCGATAGATGGTAAAGGAGATCTTCTATTAATATCAAATGCCAAAGAAAATAGAGTCATTAAATTAACTAATGTAATGACAACGAAAGAAGTATCTGAAAAACTTATTGTCTTTAAGAAAATTGGCGGATGCAGGGTTCAGTATTTATTTAGACGATAA